A part of Bacillus thuringiensis genomic DNA contains:
- the hfq gene encoding RNA chaperone Hfq translates to MKQSINIQDQFLNQLRKENTFVTLYLLNGFQLRGLIKGFDNFTVLLETEGKQQLIYKHAISTFVPQKNVSIELE, encoded by the coding sequence ATGAAGCAATCAATCAATATTCAAGATCAGTTTTTAAATCAACTCCGTAAAGAGAATACGTTTGTTACGCTGTACTTATTAAATGGTTTCCAGCTTCGTGGATTAATTAAAGGATTTGATAATTTTACAGTCCTACTGGAAACAGAAGGTAAGCAACAGCTTATTTATAAACATGCAATTTCTACATTTGTACCACAAAAAAATGTTTCAATTGAATTAGAGTAG
- the miaA gene encoding tRNA (adenosine(37)-N6)-dimethylallyltransferase MiaA has product MGEVQREKVAVIIGPTAVGKTKLSIDLAKALNGEIISGDSMQIYRTMDIGTAKVTKEEMDGIPHYMVDIKNPEESFSVAEFQERVRKHIREITERGKLPIIVGGTGLYIQSVLFDYQFTDDSGDTIYREQMEQLALERGVEYVHKKLQEVDPESAERIHANNVRRVIRALEIFHTTGEKMSAQLEKQENELLYDVSLIGLTMDREMLYDRINLRVDIMMDQGLLKEVEGLYNSGIRDCQSIQAIGYKEIYDYFEDRVSLEEAVSQLKTNSRRYAKRQLTWFRNKMDVTWFDVTDGEKTSEILRYIEGKLQLKSNNSK; this is encoded by the coding sequence ATGGGAGAAGTGCAACGTGAAAAAGTTGCTGTCATCATTGGACCAACTGCTGTTGGGAAGACGAAGTTAAGTATTGATCTTGCTAAAGCGTTGAATGGTGAAATTATAAGTGGAGATTCCATGCAGATTTATCGTACGATGGATATTGGAACTGCAAAGGTGACGAAAGAAGAGATGGACGGAATTCCACATTATATGGTGGATATAAAAAATCCGGAAGAATCATTTTCTGTTGCCGAATTTCAAGAACGTGTTCGTAAGCATATTCGAGAGATTACAGAGCGTGGTAAATTGCCAATTATCGTTGGTGGAACTGGCCTGTATATACAATCTGTTTTATTCGATTATCAGTTTACGGATGATTCTGGTGATACTATATACCGAGAACAAATGGAACAGTTAGCATTAGAACGTGGTGTGGAATATGTACATAAAAAGTTACAAGAAGTAGACCCAGAAAGCGCTGAGCGTATTCATGCAAATAATGTACGCCGTGTCATTAGAGCGTTAGAAATTTTCCACACGACGGGTGAAAAAATGAGTGCTCAACTTGAAAAACAAGAAAATGAGTTATTATACGATGTTTCATTGATTGGCTTGACAATGGATCGAGAAATGCTATACGATCGCATTAACTTGCGAGTTGATATAATGATGGACCAAGGTTTATTAAAAGAAGTAGAAGGATTGTATAATAGCGGGATACGAGATTGTCAATCTATTCAAGCGATTGGGTATAAAGAGATATATGATTATTTTGAGGATCGTGTCTCTTTAGAAGAAGCGGTATCACAATTAAAGACGAATTCACGTCGTTATGCAAAGCGTCAATTAACATGGTTCCGTAATAAGATGGATGTCACATGGTTTGATGTTACAGACGGTGAAAAAACGTCAGAAATTTTACGATACATAGAAGGAAAGTTACAACTAAAGTCGAATAATAGTAAGTAG
- the entD gene encoding cell wall-binding protein EntD produces MKKLLGIATAAVFGLGIFAGSAKAETIVTTDVLNVRENPTVESKLVGKMLSGNKLDVVNTENGWTKIKLNGQEAFVSAEFTKSTYYVTAGVLNVRAGANTDSEILGKLNKNDVIETTNQVQNEWLQFDYNGKTGYVHVPFLTGAAPVIEKKEVVTQEEAPEKVNTPVKNNKAVKSKESVKNVEASKPVAKEKPTAKPVAKSTATSAPAGGREITVEATAYTAHPSENGTYGGRVLTAMGHDLTANPNMKVIAVDPKVIPLGSKVWVEGYGEAIAGDTGGAIKGNRIDVLVGSDGSADNWGRKSVKVKVIE; encoded by the coding sequence ATGAAAAAATTATTAGGTATAGCAACGGCAGCAGTTTTTGGTCTTGGGATTTTTGCGGGTTCTGCGAAAGCAGAAACGATTGTAACAACAGACGTATTAAATGTTAGAGAAAACCCAACTGTAGAATCAAAGCTTGTAGGTAAAATGTTAAGTGGAAATAAATTAGATGTTGTAAATACAGAAAATGGATGGACAAAAATTAAATTAAATGGTCAAGAAGCGTTTGTGAGTGCTGAATTTACAAAAAGTACATATTATGTAACAGCGGGCGTGTTAAATGTTCGTGCTGGAGCGAATACTGACTCTGAAATTCTTGGTAAACTTAATAAAAATGATGTAATTGAAACGACAAATCAAGTTCAAAATGAATGGTTACAATTTGACTATAATGGAAAAACAGGATATGTTCACGTGCCATTCTTAACAGGGGCGGCACCTGTGATTGAAAAGAAAGAAGTTGTAACGCAAGAAGAAGCGCCGGAAAAAGTAAATACGCCGGTTAAAAATAATAAAGCAGTTAAGAGTAAAGAGTCTGTTAAGAATGTAGAAGCAAGTAAACCTGTGGCAAAAGAGAAGCCAACTGCGAAACCAGTTGCGAAATCTACTGCAACAAGTGCGCCTGCTGGTGGACGTGAAATAACAGTAGAAGCGACAGCGTATACAGCGCACCCAAGTGAGAATGGTACGTATGGTGGTCGTGTATTAACTGCGATGGGGCATGATTTAACAGCAAATCCAAATATGAAAGTCATTGCTGTTGATCCTAAAGTAATTCCACTTGGATCAAAAGTATGGGTAGAAGGATATGGAGAAGCGATTGCTGGAGATACTGGTGGTGCGATTAAAGGAAATCGTATTGATGTTTTAGTTGGTTCAGATGGTAGTGCTGATAACTGGGGGCGCAAATCTGTAAAAGTGAAAGTGATAGAGTAG
- a CDS encoding PTS fructose transporter subunit IIABC: MKITELLKRDTVIMNLTASNKEAVIDELVEKLAGANRLNSKAEFKEAILKRESQSTTGIGEGIAIPHAKTKAVKQPAICFGRSVSGINYESLDGQPAHLFFMIAASEGANNTHLETLSRLSTLLMDEGFRKQLLEAKDEEELLRLFDEKENEKEEEVEVAKPEGNEPYVLAVTACPTGIAHTYMAADSLKAKAAELGIAIKVETNGSTGIKNGLTKEDIDRATAIIVAADKQVEMNRFAGKHVIQVPVADGIRKTEALLNRAVKQDAPIFKGIKEDGKTESAEKEKGLGIYKHLMNGVSNMLPFVVGGGILIALAFWVGGIKAEGPLAELLMSIGGGKTGAFLFLVPILAGFIASSIADRPGFMPGVVGGFLAAHANAGFLGGLIAGFLAGYVVLGLKRLFSGLPVQLEGIKPVLLYPVFGLLITGVVMQKVVIPPVVALNEMLTGWLNGLNGTNAILLGLILGAMMAIDMGGPINKAAFTFGIAAIEAKNFGIHSAVMAGGMVPPLAIAFATTFFKSKFTESERKSGLTNYIMGASFITEGAIPFAAADPIRVIVSCVVGSSIAGALSMLFQITLPAPHGGLFVIALVNKPVLYIFSILIGTVVSALMMGIWKKKVK; this comes from the coding sequence ATGAAAATTACAGAACTATTAAAAAGGGATACAGTTATTATGAATTTGACAGCTTCAAATAAAGAAGCTGTCATAGATGAATTAGTTGAGAAATTAGCCGGCGCAAATCGTTTAAATAGTAAAGCAGAATTTAAAGAAGCTATTTTAAAGCGAGAGTCACAAAGTACAACTGGAATAGGAGAAGGGATTGCAATCCCTCATGCGAAAACAAAAGCTGTTAAGCAACCAGCGATTTGTTTTGGTAGAAGTGTAAGCGGTATCAACTATGAATCACTTGACGGACAGCCAGCGCATTTATTCTTTATGATTGCTGCAAGCGAAGGGGCGAATAATACTCATTTAGAAACATTATCGCGCCTATCTACATTATTAATGGATGAAGGGTTTCGTAAGCAATTATTAGAAGCAAAGGATGAAGAGGAACTTCTTCGTTTATTTGATGAAAAAGAGAATGAAAAAGAAGAAGAGGTTGAAGTTGCAAAACCAGAAGGAAATGAACCGTACGTATTAGCAGTTACGGCTTGCCCAACTGGAATCGCTCACACGTATATGGCTGCAGATAGCTTGAAAGCAAAAGCTGCGGAGCTAGGAATCGCAATTAAAGTTGAAACGAACGGATCAACAGGTATAAAAAACGGTTTAACGAAAGAGGATATTGACCGTGCAACAGCCATTATCGTCGCGGCAGATAAACAAGTAGAAATGAACCGTTTTGCTGGAAAGCATGTCATTCAAGTACCAGTCGCTGATGGGATTAGAAAAACGGAAGCACTTCTTAATCGAGCTGTAAAACAAGACGCGCCTATCTTTAAAGGAATAAAGGAAGATGGGAAGACAGAAAGCGCAGAGAAAGAAAAAGGATTAGGAATTTATAAGCACTTAATGAACGGTGTAAGTAATATGCTTCCGTTTGTTGTTGGTGGCGGAATTTTAATCGCACTAGCATTTTGGGTTGGTGGTATAAAAGCAGAAGGACCATTGGCTGAATTGTTAATGTCTATTGGTGGAGGCAAAACAGGGGCGTTTTTATTCCTTGTACCAATTTTAGCTGGGTTTATTGCGAGCTCTATTGCTGATCGTCCTGGTTTTATGCCTGGTGTTGTTGGTGGATTTTTAGCAGCACATGCGAATGCTGGGTTTTTAGGTGGATTAATTGCTGGTTTCTTAGCTGGGTATGTTGTTTTAGGATTGAAAAGATTATTTTCGGGATTACCAGTACAGTTAGAAGGAATTAAACCTGTATTGTTATATCCGGTCTTTGGATTGTTGATTACAGGAGTTGTTATGCAAAAAGTAGTAATTCCGCCTGTAGTAGCATTGAATGAAATGTTAACAGGATGGTTAAATGGTTTGAATGGTACAAATGCTATATTATTAGGACTTATTTTAGGTGCTATGATGGCAATTGATATGGGTGGTCCGATTAATAAAGCTGCATTTACATTTGGTATTGCTGCAATAGAAGCGAAGAACTTTGGGATTCATTCAGCAGTAATGGCTGGTGGTATGGTACCGCCATTAGCGATTGCATTCGCAACTACATTCTTTAAATCGAAGTTTACTGAATCTGAACGTAAATCTGGATTAACAAATTATATTATGGGAGCATCGTTTATTACAGAAGGTGCGATTCCATTTGCAGCAGCAGATCCGATTCGAGTAATAGTAAGTTGTGTTGTTGGTTCAAGTATTGCGGGTGCATTATCTATGTTATTCCAAATTACATTACCAGCACCGCATGGTGGATTGTTTGTTATCGCATTAGTAAATAAACCGGTGCTATATATTTTCTCGATATTGATAGGGACAGTTGTTTCAGCTCTTATGATGGGGATTTGGAAAAAGAAAGTTAAATAA
- the pfkB gene encoding 1-phosphofructokinase — protein sequence MIYTVTLNPSIDYVVQVNSFDLGAVNRTEKDMKFPGGKGINVSRVLHRLGVENVALGFTGGFTGQFIKDVLQAEGVTTNFVQVDGDSRINVKIKGQEETELNGQGPNVINEQFEQLMKQIESMKQGDCVVLAGSIPASISSAFYESIAAFGVEKGIRVVVDASGSALQHVIKNKPFLIKPNHHELGELFGVEISTVEDILPYGRKLIEQGVEHVIVSMAGDGALLFTAEGIYEATVPKGVVMNSVGAGDSLVAGFVGKYEQTKDIEKAFQYGVATGSATAFSADLCEKEKVEGLLSQVIVAKR from the coding sequence ATGATCTATACAGTTACTTTAAACCCATCTATTGATTATGTAGTACAAGTTAATTCCTTCGATTTAGGCGCAGTAAATCGAACAGAGAAAGATATGAAGTTTCCTGGAGGGAAAGGGATTAATGTTTCTCGCGTTCTTCATCGTTTAGGTGTTGAAAATGTAGCGCTTGGATTTACTGGTGGATTTACCGGTCAATTTATTAAAGATGTATTACAGGCGGAAGGTGTAACAACAAACTTCGTCCAAGTAGACGGAGATTCCCGAATTAATGTGAAGATAAAAGGGCAAGAAGAAACAGAATTAAATGGGCAAGGTCCTAATGTGATAAATGAGCAATTTGAACAATTAATGAAACAAATTGAAAGTATGAAGCAGGGAGATTGCGTTGTACTAGCTGGAAGTATACCTGCGTCTATCTCAAGTGCCTTTTATGAATCAATCGCAGCGTTCGGAGTAGAAAAAGGCATTCGCGTAGTAGTAGATGCGAGTGGAAGTGCCTTGCAACATGTAATTAAAAATAAGCCATTTTTAATAAAGCCTAATCATCATGAACTTGGTGAGTTATTCGGGGTAGAGATTTCAACAGTAGAAGATATTTTACCGTATGGAAGAAAATTAATCGAACAAGGTGTAGAGCACGTTATCGTATCAATGGCCGGAGATGGAGCTTTATTATTTACGGCAGAAGGTATATATGAAGCAACTGTTCCAAAAGGTGTTGTAATGAATTCGGTTGGGGCCGGGGATTCTCTCGTTGCAGGATTTGTAGGTAAATATGAACAGACAAAAGATATTGAAAAGGCATTTCAATATGGCGTTGCAACAGGGAGTGCAACAGCATTTTCAGCTGATTTATGTGAAAAAGAAAAAGTAGAAGGATTATTGTCGCAAGTAATTGTAGCTAAGCGATAG
- a CDS encoding DeoR/GlpR family DNA-binding transcription regulator, whose product MLTPERHQMILQLVKEQKVVKLQQLVERTESSESTIRRDLAQLEKQRLLKRVHGGAAVLTGKGQEPTMVEKSSKNIQIKQQIAKHAASIVEQGDCIYLDAGSTTFEMIPFLINKDVTVVTNGLMHIEALVENNIRAYLLGGMMKSRTKALIGAMAQESMQKYRFDKCFLGANGVHEQLGFTTPDPEEALLKQMALTLANEGYFLIDESKFSEVAFAKIANVEEANIITNYLEIDLEKYKRQTNVIEADKQ is encoded by the coding sequence ATGTTAACTCCTGAACGTCATCAAATGATATTGCAACTTGTAAAAGAGCAGAAGGTTGTTAAATTACAGCAATTAGTGGAAAGAACAGAAAGCTCTGAATCAACAATTCGTCGTGATTTAGCACAATTGGAAAAGCAAAGGTTATTAAAAAGGGTTCACGGTGGTGCGGCTGTTTTAACAGGAAAAGGACAAGAGCCGACGATGGTTGAAAAATCATCCAAAAATATTCAAATAAAACAACAAATTGCGAAGCATGCGGCTAGCATTGTTGAACAAGGTGATTGCATTTATTTAGATGCAGGAAGTACAACATTTGAAATGATTCCATTTTTAATAAATAAAGATGTTACTGTCGTTACGAATGGACTTATGCATATTGAAGCTTTAGTTGAAAATAATATTCGTGCATATTTACTAGGCGGGATGATGAAAAGTAGGACGAAAGCTTTAATTGGTGCTATGGCACAGGAAAGTATGCAGAAGTACCGTTTTGATAAATGTTTTTTAGGAGCGAATGGTGTACATGAACAGCTTGGTTTTACTACTCCAGATCCAGAAGAGGCACTTTTAAAACAAATGGCATTAACATTAGCGAACGAAGGATATTTCTTAATTGATGAAAGTAAGTTTTCAGAAGTTGCGTTTGCGAAAATTGCAAATGTTGAAGAGGCAAATATTATTACAAACTATTTAGAAATTGATTTAGAAAAATATAAAAGACAAACCAATGTAATTGAGGCTGATAAACAATGA
- a CDS encoding iron-containing alcohol dehydrogenase has protein sequence MQNFVFRNPTKLIFGKGQLEQLKTEIPQFGKKVLLVYGGGSIKRNGIYDNVLSILKDINAEVFELTGVEPNPRVSTVKKGIQICKDNGVDFILAVGGGSVIDCTKAIAAGSKYDGDVWDIVTKKAFASEALPFGTVLTLAATGSEMNAGSVITNWETNEKYGWGSPVTFPQFSILDPVHTASVPRDQTIYGMVDIMSHVLEQYFHHGTNTELQDRYCESVLRTVIETAPKLLNDLENYEHRETILYCGTMALNGILAMGVKGDWATHNIEHAVSAVHDIPHGGGLAILFPNWMKHVVNENVSRFKQFAIRVFDVETDGKIDQEIALEGIEALRQFWTSIEAPLTLADYAIGENEIDLMADKAMAYGEFGNFKKLNKEDVLSIYKASL, from the coding sequence ATGCAAAATTTTGTATTTCGTAATCCAACGAAACTTATTTTCGGTAAAGGTCAATTAGAACAGTTAAAAACTGAAATTCCACAGTTCGGTAAAAAAGTTCTTCTCGTATATGGGGGAGGCAGCATTAAAAGAAATGGTATTTATGATAATGTACTATCTATTTTAAAAGATATAAATGCAGAAGTATTTGAATTGACAGGCGTTGAACCGAATCCTCGTGTATCAACCGTAAAGAAAGGGATTCAAATTTGTAAAGATAATGGAGTCGACTTTATTTTAGCAGTTGGAGGAGGAAGTGTAATCGACTGTACAAAAGCAATTGCCGCAGGTAGTAAGTACGATGGAGATGTATGGGACATTGTAACGAAAAAAGCATTTGCTAGCGAGGCGTTACCATTTGGTACTGTTCTTACTCTTGCAGCAACAGGGTCTGAAATGAATGCAGGATCGGTAATTACAAACTGGGAAACGAATGAAAAGTATGGATGGGGAAGCCCAGTTACATTCCCTCAGTTTTCAATTTTAGATCCAGTTCATACTGCATCTGTGCCGAGAGATCAAACGATTTATGGTATGGTAGATATTATGTCACATGTATTAGAACAATATTTCCATCATGGAACAAATACAGAATTACAAGATCGTTATTGTGAATCTGTTTTAAGAACAGTAATTGAAACAGCTCCTAAGCTGTTAAATGATCTAGAAAATTATGAGCATAGGGAAACAATTTTATATTGCGGAACGATGGCGTTAAATGGAATTTTAGCGATGGGAGTAAAAGGAGACTGGGCAACTCACAATATTGAGCATGCAGTTTCTGCGGTTCATGATATACCACATGGAGGCGGCCTTGCAATTTTATTCCCGAACTGGATGAAGCATGTTGTAAATGAAAATGTAAGTCGTTTTAAACAGTTCGCTATTCGTGTATTCGATGTAGAAACAGATGGAAAGATTGATCAAGAAATTGCGTTAGAAGGAATTGAGGCGTTACGTCAATTTTGGACTTCAATTGAGGCGCCGCTAACATTAGCTGATTATGCTATTGGAGAAAATGAAATTGATTTAATGGCTGATAAAGCGATGGCTTATGGTGAATTTGGTAACTTTAAAAAATTAAATAAAGAAGATGTTTTAAGCATATATAAAGCTTCTTTATAA
- a CDS encoding DUF420 domain-containing protein — MVDQSTNQKSYAPIVITLSVIVNAIILFLFFGPVGYEGEVHFDVTILPMLNAIFNSFTFVFLLAALYSIIKKNVKMHRGFILAAFTTTLLFCVSYLSYHYLAPATHFGGEGFIKYVYFIILITHIILAAIIVPLALFALVFGFTNQLTRHRKIVRWTMPIWLYVSLSGVIVYLMISPYYQ; from the coding sequence TTGGTGGATCAATCAACTAATCAGAAAAGCTATGCTCCTATTGTGATAACGCTTTCTGTAATTGTAAATGCGATTATTTTATTTTTGTTCTTTGGACCTGTTGGCTATGAAGGAGAAGTACATTTTGATGTAACAATTTTACCAATGTTAAATGCAATTTTTAATAGCTTTACGTTCGTATTCTTATTAGCAGCTTTATACTCTATTATTAAGAAGAATGTGAAAATGCACCGTGGTTTCATCCTGGCAGCATTTACAACGACGTTGCTATTTTGTGTTTCTTATTTATCGTATCATTACTTGGCGCCGGCAACACATTTTGGTGGGGAAGGATTCATTAAATATGTGTACTTCATTATTTTAATTACACATATTATCCTGGCGGCTATTATTGTACCACTTGCATTGTTTGCACTTGTATTTGGTTTTACAAATCAATTAACACGTCATCGTAAAATTGTACGTTGGACGATGCCGATTTGGTTATATGTAAGTTTATCTGGTGTTATTGTTTACTTAATGATCTCACCTTATTACCAATAA
- the gabP gene encoding GABA permease, protein MDKNLKKDLKIRHITMISIGGVIGAGLFVGSGAVVHSAGPGSIVSYALAGLLVIFVMRMLGEMAAINPTSGSFATYAREAIGPWAGYTIGWLYWFFWVIVIAIEATAGAGIIQYWIPEIPLWLLSLILTILLTLTNVFSVKSFGEFEYWFSFIKVISIVLFLCLGLAVILGFVPGTEAPGTSNLVGQGGFMPNGINSVLLGITVVIFSFMGSEIVAVAAGESAEPVKAVKTATNSVIWRILVFFIGSIAVVVTLLPWNSANILKSPFVAVLEHIGIPAAAQIMNFIVLTAVLSCLNSGLYTNSRMLFSMAERGDAPKAFLKLNSSGVPVRAVLFGTFFAYIGVVFSYISPDKVFLFLVNASGGIALLVYLVIAISHFKIRKKMGKAEQQNLKVKMWFFPYVTYVTIAAIIAVLVAMLAIESLRSQALLTMLVTVLIIISYFIFNRNKNSTVLNPKSKNEESVRF, encoded by the coding sequence TTGGATAAAAATCTTAAGAAAGACCTCAAAATACGCCATATAACAATGATCTCAATTGGTGGCGTAATAGGAGCTGGTTTGTTTGTTGGAAGTGGTGCGGTTGTGCATTCAGCAGGTCCAGGCTCTATCGTTTCATATGCATTAGCAGGACTTCTAGTTATTTTCGTTATGAGAATGCTAGGAGAAATGGCAGCTATTAATCCGACAAGTGGTTCATTTGCAACATATGCAAGAGAGGCAATTGGTCCATGGGCAGGTTATACAATTGGGTGGCTATATTGGTTTTTCTGGGTAATTGTTATTGCAATAGAAGCTACAGCAGGTGCTGGTATTATTCAATACTGGATTCCAGAAATCCCACTCTGGTTATTAAGCTTAATATTAACGATTTTATTAACGTTGACGAATGTTTTCTCGGTGAAATCATTTGGAGAATTTGAATATTGGTTTTCATTTATCAAAGTAATAAGTATTGTTTTATTCCTTTGTCTTGGACTAGCTGTTATTTTAGGATTTGTACCAGGAACGGAAGCACCTGGTACTTCGAATTTAGTAGGACAAGGAGGATTTATGCCAAATGGTATAAATTCGGTGCTACTTGGAATCACCGTCGTTATATTTTCATTTATGGGATCTGAGATTGTTGCAGTGGCCGCTGGAGAGTCTGCCGAACCTGTAAAGGCAGTAAAAACAGCAACAAATAGTGTAATTTGGCGTATTCTCGTATTTTTCATTGGATCAATCGCTGTAGTTGTTACACTTCTTCCGTGGAATTCGGCGAACATACTAAAAAGCCCGTTTGTAGCGGTGCTTGAACATATAGGAATACCAGCGGCAGCACAAATTATGAATTTTATCGTTTTAACAGCTGTACTTTCTTGTTTGAATTCGGGTTTATATACGAACTCAAGAATGCTTTTTTCAATGGCAGAAAGAGGAGATGCGCCAAAGGCATTTTTGAAATTGAATAGTAGTGGTGTTCCAGTTCGGGCGGTTTTATTTGGAACTTTCTTTGCTTACATCGGAGTTGTTTTTAGTTACATATCTCCAGATAAAGTATTTTTATTTTTAGTGAATGCATCTGGCGGGATTGCGTTACTCGTTTATCTCGTTATAGCAATTTCTCATTTCAAGATACGTAAAAAAATGGGGAAAGCGGAACAACAAAATTTGAAAGTGAAAATGTGGTTTTTTCCGTACGTAACATACGTTACAATTGCTGCGATTATAGCAGTTTTAGTTGCAATGCTCGCAATTGAATCTTTACGTTCACAGGCACTATTAACGATGCTAGTTACTGTTCTTATAATAATTTCTTATTTTATTTTCAATAGAAACAAAAATAGTACAGTGTTGAATCCTAAAAGTAAAAATGAAGAATCTGTTCGATTCTAA